The proteins below come from a single uncultured Dethiosulfovibrio sp. genomic window:
- a CDS encoding ABC transporter ATP-binding protein, giving the protein MEQAIIEVSGLGKSFGAVQAVKDLSFQVFKGEIFGFLGPNGAGKTTTINMLTGLARPDTGTITIDSTDCTSDRTSVQHLMGIVPDESSLYPELTGFENLCFCGALYGMRKSDRELKAKELLERVGLSDAGKRRFGGYSKGMARRLSIAAGVIHEPPILFLDEPTTGIDVMSARTVRSMLKELNDRGTTVFITTHYMEDAQRLCDRVAFINSGKVVRCGTMEELLSEDSEQVLFSLFPYEGDGPLESISGLFPDISFKDQGEGLSAWSSSPIPVGSVVCALEREGWSVAEAKKVPLTLEDVFMAIAEGGKTL; this is encoded by the coding sequence ATGGAACAGGCGATAATAGAGGTCTCCGGCCTGGGGAAGTCCTTCGGGGCGGTGCAGGCTGTGAAGGACCTGTCTTTCCAGGTGTTCAAAGGGGAGATATTCGGCTTTCTAGGGCCCAACGGGGCGGGGAAGACAACCACTATCAACATGTTGACAGGCCTGGCAAGGCCCGATACTGGGACCATAACCATAGATTCTACGGACTGCACCTCCGACAGGACGTCGGTACAGCACCTCATGGGTATAGTTCCCGACGAGAGCTCCCTTTACCCCGAGCTTACGGGGTTTGAGAACCTGTGTTTCTGCGGTGCCCTCTACGGCATGAGGAAGAGTGACAGGGAGTTAAAGGCCAAGGAGCTGTTGGAGAGGGTTGGGCTTTCTGACGCCGGGAAACGTCGTTTCGGCGGCTATTCAAAGGGGATGGCCAGGCGGCTGTCCATAGCGGCTGGGGTGATCCACGAGCCGCCTATACTGTTTTTAGACGAACCCACCACCGGCATAGACGTGATGAGCGCCAGGACCGTTCGGTCTATGCTCAAGGAGCTTAACGACCGTGGAACCACGGTTTTCATAACGACCCACTATATGGAGGACGCCCAGAGGCTCTGCGATAGGGTGGCCTTCATAAACTCCGGCAAGGTGGTCCGTTGTGGCACCATGGAGGAGCTTCTGTCCGAGGACAGTGAGCAGGTGCTTTTCTCCCTGTTCCCCTACGAAGGCGATGGCCCTCTTGAGTCCATATCGGGGTTATTTCCCGATATTTCATTCAAGGATCAGGGAGAGGGCCTGTCTGCTTGGTCGTCGTCTCCTATCCCTGTCGGATCGGTGGTCTGTGCCCTGGAGCGAGAGGGTTGGTCGGTGGCGGAGGCCAAAAAGGTTCCTCTGACGCTGGAGGATGTGTTTATGGCTATAGCGGAAGGGGGGAAAACGCTGTGA
- a CDS encoding ABC transporter permease — protein MRDFTLPSWWIPFWNILLKDIKAYYLKPPNISWGILFPLVWTGMFLIRSGGSIEDVQGLMPGIISLAILFGTTSVLAVTVTFERKGRSFDRLLLAPLSLEALMAAKTSGAIVFGVLNGMIPFLMGTFIYDLSHVSALYIGFVGLLMSVVCTFLGLFIAVSVKEVFEAQTLSNFFRFPMLFLCGLFFPIEMLPVFLRPLSYLLPLTYGADLLRWILKGQGTISPIVDSVAIVAFAGILFALSLRSIRKRWIL, from the coding sequence GTGAGAGACTTTACTCTGCCCTCTTGGTGGATACCTTTTTGGAACATCCTTCTAAAGGATATAAAAGCCTACTATCTCAAGCCCCCTAACATCAGCTGGGGGATACTGTTTCCTCTGGTCTGGACGGGGATGTTTCTCATTCGATCCGGTGGGTCAATTGAGGACGTTCAGGGGCTCATGCCGGGGATAATCTCTCTTGCCATACTTTTTGGCACGACCTCGGTTCTGGCTGTGACCGTGACCTTCGAGAGGAAAGGGCGATCCTTTGATCGGCTCCTTCTGGCACCTCTGTCTTTAGAGGCCCTCATGGCGGCGAAGACCTCCGGGGCCATCGTCTTTGGGGTCCTAAACGGTATGATTCCGTTTCTGATGGGAACTTTTATCTACGATCTGTCTCATGTGTCTGCCCTGTATATCGGGTTTGTCGGCTTGCTGATGTCGGTGGTCTGTACCTTTTTGGGGCTGTTTATCGCGGTGTCGGTGAAGGAGGTTTTCGAGGCCCAGACTTTGTCAAACTTCTTTCGGTTTCCCATGCTGTTTTTGTGTGGGCTGTTTTTCCCCATTGAAATGCTGCCGGTGTTTCTAAGGCCTCTGTCCTATCTCCTGCCTCTGACCTACGGGGCGGACCTGCTCCGGTGGATCCTGAAGGGACAGGGGACCATCAGCCCTATCGTGGACTCTGTAGCCATTGTGGCCTTTGCCGGAATTCTCTTTGCCCTCAGCCTCCGGTCTATACGCAAAAGGTGGATATTGTGA
- a CDS encoding ABC transporter substrate-binding protein: protein MRKISVLAAFLAVAIFAGTALASQSVKAYTTLEEPLAKALFDRFTADTGIEVEWVRLSSGEAVARMEAEKANPQASVWVGGVGTLHIDAKTKGLTAPYRSRAAKNVAPKHRDADDYWIGLYVGPIAFAMNTERAKDLGLAMPTSWADMIKPEYKGYIRMANPSTSGTAYNVVTNVIRIFGGEEQGFEYLAALNANIDQYTKSGSAPGKNCAIGEIPIAIGYLHDMIRLREQGAPIEIAVPSDGTGFETASMSMVKDGPNPVEGKKLYDWVLGKTAQDIIAQWYVIPLSEEAEAPKTGFSLATMVLVDQDDQWDAANKARLVERWNKGIPGNK from the coding sequence ATGAGAAAAATTAGTGTACTGGCGGCGTTTTTAGCGGTGGCCATCTTCGCTGGGACGGCTTTGGCCTCTCAGTCGGTCAAGGCCTACACCACACTGGAGGAGCCACTGGCTAAGGCCCTGTTCGATCGGTTTACCGCCGATACGGGCATAGAGGTCGAGTGGGTGAGGCTCTCAAGCGGCGAAGCTGTGGCCCGTATGGAGGCGGAGAAGGCAAATCCTCAGGCTTCCGTGTGGGTCGGTGGGGTGGGAACCCTCCACATAGATGCTAAGACGAAAGGTCTCACCGCTCCCTATCGTTCCAGGGCGGCGAAGAACGTCGCTCCTAAGCACAGGGATGCCGACGATTACTGGATCGGTCTCTACGTCGGCCCCATAGCCTTCGCCATGAACACCGAGAGGGCCAAAGACCTTGGGCTCGCCATGCCCACCAGCTGGGCGGACATGATCAAGCCCGAGTACAAGGGATACATCAGGATGGCCAACCCCAGCACCTCCGGCACGGCCTACAACGTCGTAACCAACGTGATCCGCATATTCGGTGGCGAGGAGCAGGGATTTGAGTATTTGGCTGCCCTTAACGCCAATATCGACCAGTACACCAAGTCGGGCTCAGCCCCGGGCAAGAACTGTGCTATAGGCGAGATTCCTATAGCCATAGGCTACCTTCACGACATGATTCGCCTGAGGGAGCAGGGAGCTCCCATAGAGATAGCGGTTCCCTCCGACGGAACTGGATTTGAGACCGCCTCTATGTCCATGGTCAAAGACGGCCCCAACCCCGTAGAGGGCAAGAAGCTCTACGACTGGGTGCTCGGAAAGACCGCCCAGGATATCATAGCCCAGTGGTACGTTATTCCCCTCTCCGAGGAGGCTGAGGCCCCCAAGACCGGTTTCAGCCTGGCGACTATGGTCCTTGTCGACCAGGACGACCAGTGGGATGCGGCTAACAAGGCTCGCCTTGTGGAGCGTTGGAACAAGGGTATTCCTGGAAACAAATAG
- a CDS encoding iron ABC transporter permease: MFTKKRVWLVSLSIAIFALMDWWIVSNITGSFLSLQEESRSQMMETTVDSVPDKDVDGWIHRLMKGDRPFDLVYVQGLPGLDESVEVYGEGSVLDYYSSSVGVGPFDRAVESVSYNEPFTFASSVNWGDGPRQVVFAPVKDSEGYVSSMAVFAFPISGDLGYLGLVRGLGLLALAFFSVMIMVGQFSRDPFTGYVIFGLFGMVAVFVAYPLFEAVRLTFMKDGAFSLETWRSVLRGRQYMEALKGSISLGVLTATCSTLVGFLFAFILGRTRIAGKKFFGAMATLPVISPPFSLTLSVILLFGNNGLITKQFLGLDGVSVYGLPGLVLVQTMGMFPIAFLTMAGILESIDSTLEDAAMDLSANKWTTFSTVTLPLAMPGILSAWLLVFTNSLADFANPLILSGSFRVLSVEAYMEVTGMNRLDTGAALSIMLLLPTLSAFLVQRFWVSRRSFVTVTGKPSGRLTELTSRPVKVALVTAMVLIVAFLLSLYGTIVAGCFVKNWGIDYSFSLENIVEAFQRGRAALIDTTMLAAMATPVAGIISMIAALILVRRKFPGKRFLEALIMTPFALPGTLVGISYILAFNKAPIILVGTAAIIVINYVVRELPVGVEGGVASLRQIDPSIEEAAQDLGADSPTVFRTVVLPLIRPAFISSLSYTFVRAMTAVSAVIFLISARWYHLTVLIYNFSENLRFGLASVLATTLIVIVLGTFGLMRLLVRRNENLEKSLSL, from the coding sequence GTGTTCACTAAAAAGAGAGTATGGCTGGTGTCACTGTCTATAGCGATTTTCGCCCTGATGGACTGGTGGATAGTCAGCAACATTACTGGCTCTTTCCTGTCCCTTCAGGAGGAGAGTCGCAGTCAGATGATGGAAACCACCGTCGATTCCGTTCCCGACAAGGACGTAGACGGCTGGATCCATAGGTTGATGAAAGGCGATCGGCCTTTCGACCTTGTTTACGTCCAAGGCCTTCCTGGGCTGGACGAGAGTGTGGAGGTGTACGGCGAGGGCTCGGTTTTAGATTACTATAGCTCCTCCGTAGGGGTTGGGCCTTTCGATAGGGCGGTGGAGAGCGTCTCCTACAACGAGCCTTTCACCTTCGCCTCTTCGGTCAACTGGGGTGACGGTCCCAGACAGGTAGTGTTCGCCCCGGTGAAAGACTCGGAGGGGTATGTGTCCTCTATGGCGGTGTTCGCCTTCCCCATCTCGGGGGATCTGGGCTATCTTGGGCTTGTGAGGGGCCTTGGACTGCTGGCTCTGGCTTTTTTCTCCGTGATGATTATGGTAGGCCAGTTCAGTCGAGATCCTTTCACCGGATACGTTATCTTCGGTCTGTTCGGAATGGTGGCGGTCTTCGTGGCCTATCCCCTCTTCGAGGCGGTGAGGCTGACCTTTATGAAAGACGGTGCCTTTTCCCTGGAGACCTGGAGGTCCGTCCTGAGAGGGCGACAGTATATGGAGGCCCTTAAAGGCAGCATCTCCCTTGGGGTTTTGACGGCAACCTGTTCCACGCTGGTGGGTTTTCTGTTCGCCTTTATCCTGGGCCGAACCAGGATAGCTGGCAAAAAGTTCTTCGGTGCCATGGCGACTCTGCCGGTTATATCGCCGCCTTTCTCTTTGACCCTGTCGGTTATCCTGCTGTTTGGGAACAACGGCCTCATAACGAAACAGTTTCTTGGGTTAGACGGGGTGAGCGTCTATGGCCTGCCTGGGCTGGTGCTGGTCCAGACCATGGGGATGTTTCCTATAGCCTTTTTGACCATGGCTGGCATACTGGAGTCTATCGACTCGACACTGGAGGACGCCGCTATGGACTTGAGCGCCAACAAGTGGACGACCTTTTCTACTGTGACCTTGCCTCTGGCTATGCCCGGGATACTGAGCGCCTGGCTGCTGGTGTTCACTAACTCCCTGGCCGACTTCGCCAATCCCCTCATACTGTCGGGGAGCTTCCGGGTCCTGTCCGTCGAGGCATATATGGAGGTTACAGGGATGAACCGCCTGGACACAGGGGCGGCCCTGTCAATTATGCTGCTTCTGCCGACTCTGTCCGCCTTTTTGGTCCAGCGTTTCTGGGTTAGCCGACGGTCTTTCGTCACCGTGACGGGAAAGCCTTCCGGCAGGCTAACAGAGCTGACCTCAAGGCCCGTCAAAGTGGCCCTTGTGACCGCTATGGTGCTGATAGTCGCCTTTTTGCTGTCCCTCTACGGGACCATCGTTGCGGGGTGTTTCGTGAAGAACTGGGGCATAGATTACAGCTTCAGCCTGGAAAATATCGTAGAGGCCTTTCAGAGGGGTAGGGCCGCCCTGATTGACACTACCATGTTGGCCGCCATGGCGACGCCGGTAGCTGGCATCATAAGCATGATAGCGGCGTTGATTCTGGTTCGGAGGAAGTTTCCCGGCAAGAGATTCCTGGAGGCCCTTATAATGACCCCTTTCGCACTTCCCGGAACGTTGGTAGGTATCAGCTATATTCTGGCCTTCAACAAGGCGCCTATCATACTGGTGGGGACCGCTGCGATTATAGTTATAAACTACGTGGTGAGAGAGCTGCCTGTAGGGGTAGAAGGAGGGGTGGCCTCTTTGAGACAGATAGATCCCTCGATAGAGGAGGCGGCCCAGGATCTCGGTGCCGATAGCCCGACGGTGTTTAGGACCGTCGTTCTTCCTCTGATCCGTCCGGCCTTTATATCGAGCCTTTCCTACACCTTCGTGAGGGCTATGACCGCCGTCAGCGCCGTCATTTTCCTTATATCCGCCCGGTGGTATCACCTGACGGTGCTCATATACAACTTTTCCGAGAACCTTCGGTTCGGCCTTGCAAGCGTGCTGGCCACCACCTTGATAGTCATAGTCCTTGGGACCTTCGGCCTGATGAGGCTCCTGGTCCGTCGCAACGAAAACCTTGAGAAAAGCCTCAGCTTATAG
- a CDS encoding ABC transporter ATP-binding protein, whose protein sequence is MNHHSKRVALEGVAKVFKDPTAGRDVTAVKDSDFVIEPGELVTLLGPSGCGKTTTLRMIGGFEVPTRGRIFIGSDDVTYLPPNQRDTAMVFQSYGLFPHMNVFDNVAYGLKLRKVPSQDIEKKVTEFLRMVGLEELAKRPPSRLSGGQQQRVALARSLIVEPGVLLLDEPLSNLDALLREQMRVEIRRIQKSLNITAVYVTHDRVEAMSLSDRVIVMDRGEVVQIGTPSQIYCDPVSSFVAGFVGKVAFFPGKVMEAKEDRIKVMVKGMEYSLSLVSPELKEGDKCNVMCRPESLVMDEPGKGVTDGKVITNVYLGHSLESYVDTDLGEMLVQIDNPGGKRIYSEGEPVSVGFNPDCAKALPL, encoded by the coding sequence ATGAACCATCACAGTAAAAGGGTCGCCCTTGAAGGGGTGGCAAAGGTATTCAAAGATCCTACAGCCGGGAGGGACGTCACCGCCGTTAAAGACTCGGATTTCGTCATAGAGCCAGGGGAGCTGGTGACCCTTTTAGGCCCTTCCGGTTGTGGCAAGACCACGACCCTCAGGATGATAGGGGGATTTGAGGTTCCCACCAGAGGCAGGATATTTATAGGCTCCGACGACGTGACCTATCTGCCTCCAAACCAGAGGGACACGGCTATGGTGTTCCAGAGCTACGGCCTTTTTCCCCACATGAACGTTTTCGACAACGTGGCCTACGGCCTTAAGCTCCGAAAGGTGCCGTCTCAGGATATAGAAAAAAAGGTGACCGAGTTTTTGAGGATGGTGGGGCTGGAGGAGCTGGCGAAGAGGCCCCCTTCAAGGCTTTCGGGAGGCCAGCAGCAGAGGGTGGCACTGGCTAGGTCTCTGATTGTGGAGCCAGGGGTTCTGCTTTTGGACGAGCCTCTTTCCAATCTGGACGCCCTCCTCAGGGAGCAGATGAGGGTGGAGATACGGAGAATCCAAAAAAGCCTCAATATCACCGCGGTATACGTCACCCACGACAGGGTGGAGGCCATGAGCCTTTCCGACAGGGTTATCGTCATGGATAGAGGTGAGGTCGTCCAGATAGGTACTCCCTCCCAGATATACTGCGATCCGGTCAGCTCCTTCGTGGCTGGCTTCGTGGGGAAGGTGGCCTTTTTCCCCGGCAAAGTCATGGAGGCTAAAGAGGACAGGATAAAGGTTATGGTCAAGGGTATGGAGTACTCTCTGTCTTTGGTCTCTCCTGAGCTTAAAGAAGGGGATAAGTGCAACGTAATGTGTCGCCCCGAATCTCTGGTCATGGACGAGCCGGGGAAGGGGGTCACCGACGGAAAGGTTATAACCAACGTCTACCTCGGCCACAGCCTCGAGAGTTACGTCGACACCGACCTAGGGGAGATGTTGGTCCAGATAGATAACCCGGGAGGCAAGAGAATCTACTCCGAAGGGGAGCCGGTTTCCGTCGGCTTTAACCCCGACTGCGCCAAGGCCCTGCCCCTTTAG
- a CDS encoding NAD(P)-dependent oxidoreductase produces the protein MEMHMIDEARRCIRCGACVRGCPVHTEIPEMIRLLMDGQILSAGEMLFHNNPLSVVCSLVCPQEKQCEGHCVLGNKGAPIRISDIEHYISSFYLNVMNLEAAPKKGKSVAIIGSGPAGITIAFLMALKGYDITIYEGKDRIGGVLRYGIPEFRLPKDVVDRLDMQLRRLGVVIRPNTTIGTSITMDDLFRDGFSAVFVGTGVWRPRPLSIPGESLGHCHFAIDYLKNPDVYRLGDKVCVIGAGNTAMDVARTVLRHGAKDVRVMYRKGWDDMPARKIEVEYAQIDGVHFMLDASPVSINRKGVRFSRDGEEDFLDCDSVIVAVSQGPRSLIGSKKDGIEEREGFLVADDCGRTSRPGVFASGDVVTGAKTVVEAVRFSKKVVEAMDSYLKGDGVTD, from the coding sequence ATGGAGATGCACATGATAGATGAGGCTCGACGCTGCATAAGGTGCGGAGCCTGCGTCAGAGGATGCCCCGTCCATACGGAGATACCGGAGATGATTCGACTGCTGATGGACGGTCAGATACTTTCCGCCGGGGAGATGTTATTCCACAACAACCCTTTGTCGGTGGTTTGTTCCCTGGTCTGTCCTCAGGAAAAGCAGTGCGAGGGCCACTGCGTTTTGGGCAATAAGGGAGCTCCTATCCGTATCAGCGATATAGAGCACTACATATCGTCGTTCTATCTGAACGTGATGAATCTGGAGGCAGCCCCTAAAAAAGGCAAGAGCGTCGCCATAATAGGCTCAGGCCCTGCGGGGATAACCATCGCCTTTCTGATGGCTCTAAAGGGCTACGATATAACTATCTACGAGGGAAAGGACCGGATAGGAGGGGTGTTGAGGTACGGCATACCTGAGTTTAGGCTACCTAAAGACGTTGTAGATCGGCTGGATATGCAGCTCCGGCGTCTCGGTGTGGTGATCCGTCCCAACACCACCATAGGGACCAGCATCACCATGGACGATCTGTTCAGAGACGGCTTTTCCGCGGTGTTCGTCGGGACTGGGGTCTGGCGTCCCAGGCCATTGTCAATTCCGGGGGAGTCGCTGGGGCACTGCCATTTCGCCATAGACTATCTAAAAAATCCCGATGTCTATCGCTTGGGCGACAAAGTATGCGTCATAGGGGCTGGAAACACCGCCATGGACGTGGCCAGGACGGTGCTAAGGCACGGAGCCAAAGACGTTAGAGTTATGTACCGAAAGGGCTGGGACGATATGCCCGCCAGGAAGATCGAGGTGGAGTACGCCCAGATAGACGGAGTGCATTTTATGTTGGACGCCTCCCCTGTGTCCATAAACCGAAAGGGAGTCAGGTTTTCCAGGGATGGCGAGGAGGATTTTCTGGACTGCGATTCGGTCATAGTGGCGGTGAGCCAGGGGCCTAGGTCCCTTATAGGATCTAAGAAGGACGGCATAGAGGAGAGAGAGGGCTTTTTGGTCGCAGACGACTGCGGCAGAACCTCCCGCCCGGGGGTCTTCGCTTCCGGTGACGTGGTCACCGGGGCGAAGACAGTGGTCGAGGCGGTCAGATTCTCCAAGAAGGTCGTCGAGGCTATGGATTCCTATCTGAAAGGCGACGGAGTCACCGACTGA
- a CDS encoding FAD-dependent oxidoreductase produces MRRFLALCLAIIPIIAAHPASANGEGKAYDVVIVGAGSGGTAAAVQAARSGASVALVEETGWIGGQITAAAVSTMDDVTHNRSGIYLEFIQRIRETYATTNTPSNVCYWGSDTVAAEPVVAEAILLEMLSTAKPGKVDLYLHQEVIKAVMYENRVKGVSLRDKEGKETTVKGQVTIDATECGDFIPLTPARYRSGNSVSPNINLDGEIQDITWVAVIREQKGIGPELTVKEPEGYRRDVGRFRKVVMVDGSTWPGSYPFDVPSFNAYRALPDRENPHPIDGGEPSTWRWITKTALNWGNDVPGNGGDHTGLTARYLEDRDYRRLINGEAVNRTLRLIHYIQTELGMTEWTVDLSQGYDGRGDSVRERAIVLDESNDGLLIHFPPIPYVRESRRIVGIETLTAKSSVRSPQLGRALVNRTNSIALGEYPMDIHGSRLRGSLESYLNETIEDYPHQWRSDEGVFQVPYGTLIPEKVDGLLAAEKNLSVSRLANGATRLQPITLLTGQAAGATAALSARYGLQPRDLPVILVQDEILKGKSRISLFSFHDVGLDHRHWRGVQAATLYGFMEPMSPGMFGAILPMEEFQVMDMLAKAFGKNYHSGGTNFVSRSELVRLIKVNFPDWDETRTLWDGPMDTMVYRGEAATAVWDSMVQSVTPSPFR; encoded by the coding sequence GTGAGACGATTTTTAGCGTTATGTTTAGCGATTATCCCTATCATAGCTGCACATCCCGCCTCAGCGAACGGCGAGGGTAAAGCCTACGACGTGGTTATAGTAGGAGCCGGATCGGGTGGAACGGCGGCGGCGGTGCAGGCGGCCAGATCGGGAGCATCGGTGGCTCTGGTGGAAGAGACAGGATGGATAGGCGGTCAGATAACCGCTGCGGCGGTCTCCACCATGGACGACGTGACCCACAACCGTTCGGGAATATACCTGGAGTTTATACAGAGAATCAGGGAGACCTACGCCACGACGAATACACCGAGCAACGTATGCTACTGGGGAAGCGACACCGTAGCGGCGGAGCCGGTGGTGGCGGAGGCTATACTCCTGGAGATGCTGTCCACCGCAAAGCCCGGTAAGGTAGACCTCTACCTTCACCAGGAGGTCATCAAGGCTGTTATGTACGAAAACAGGGTAAAGGGAGTGTCCCTCAGAGACAAAGAGGGCAAAGAGACCACCGTAAAAGGACAGGTCACCATCGACGCCACCGAGTGCGGCGACTTTATACCTCTAACTCCGGCCAGATACAGATCGGGCAACTCGGTATCTCCTAACATAAACCTGGACGGAGAGATTCAGGACATTACGTGGGTAGCGGTTATCAGGGAGCAAAAGGGCATAGGGCCTGAACTGACGGTTAAAGAACCGGAGGGATACCGGAGAGACGTAGGGAGATTCAGAAAGGTGGTAATGGTCGACGGCTCCACCTGGCCGGGAAGCTACCCCTTCGACGTCCCTAGCTTCAACGCCTACAGGGCCCTGCCTGACCGGGAGAACCCCCACCCTATCGACGGAGGAGAGCCCAGCACCTGGAGATGGATAACCAAGACCGCCCTCAACTGGGGCAACGACGTGCCGGGCAACGGAGGAGACCATACGGGGCTAACCGCTAGATACCTGGAGGACAGGGATTATCGCAGGCTCATCAACGGCGAGGCGGTAAACCGGACCCTCCGGCTAATCCACTATATCCAGACCGAGCTTGGAATGACCGAATGGACGGTAGACCTTTCCCAGGGCTACGACGGTAGAGGAGACTCGGTCAGGGAGAGGGCTATCGTCCTGGACGAAAGCAACGACGGACTTCTAATTCACTTCCCGCCGATTCCCTACGTAAGGGAGAGCCGGAGGATCGTAGGCATAGAGACCTTAACCGCAAAGAGCTCCGTCAGATCCCCTCAGCTCGGCAGAGCTCTCGTCAACAGAACCAACTCCATAGCCCTAGGAGAGTATCCCATGGATATCCACGGATCCAGGCTAAGAGGAAGCCTGGAATCGTACCTGAACGAGACGATAGAGGACTACCCCCACCAGTGGAGGTCCGACGAAGGGGTATTTCAGGTTCCCTACGGTACCTTGATCCCGGAGAAAGTGGACGGACTTCTAGCGGCGGAGAAAAACCTGTCGGTCTCAAGGCTGGCCAACGGTGCCACCAGGCTACAGCCTATAACCTTGCTCACCGGACAGGCCGCCGGTGCCACGGCGGCCCTGTCGGCGAGATACGGCCTTCAGCCTAGAGACCTACCGGTCATACTGGTGCAGGACGAAATTTTAAAGGGCAAAAGCAGGATATCCCTTTTCTCCTTCCACGACGTAGGGCTGGACCACCGCCACTGGAGGGGGGTCCAGGCTGCAACGCTTTACGGTTTTATGGAACCTATGTCCCCAGGGATGTTCGGGGCCATCCTCCCGATGGAGGAGTTTCAGGTCATGGACATGCTGGCTAAGGCCTTCGGCAAAAATTACCACAGCGGGGGTACCAACTTCGTCTCAAGATCGGAGCTTGTGAGACTCATAAAGGTAAACTTCCCCGACTGGGACGAGACAAGAACCCTCTGGGACGGACCGATGGACACAATGGTCTACCGAGGAGAGGCGGCCACCGCCGTATGGGACTCTATGGTTCAGTCGGTGACTCCGTCGCCTTTCAGATAG
- a CDS encoding response regulator encodes MNPIRLMIVEDDPMVMDIHRRFVQSFSGFTVEATAQSGKEALEALKGTDIDLVIMDIYMPELDGLETLRRIRQDRRDLDVIVVSAAHEIDTVREVMRLGAFDYVVKPFTYERLSQAMEGYRTYLKKKGELDQKDIDSIMRREARRTRDGCLPKGLSAIQLEKVLCCLNESNLGLSADEVAAITGVSRVTARRYLEHLVSIGQASVDQEHRSVGRPINLYRII; translated from the coding sequence TTGAACCCCATAAGGCTTATGATTGTCGAGGACGACCCTATGGTAATGGATATACACAGGCGGTTTGTCCAATCTTTCTCCGGCTTCACTGTGGAAGCCACGGCCCAAAGCGGCAAAGAGGCCCTTGAGGCACTGAAGGGGACCGATATAGACCTCGTAATAATGGATATATACATGCCAGAACTGGACGGCCTGGAGACATTAAGGCGTATAAGACAGGACAGAAGGGATCTGGACGTCATAGTGGTATCGGCGGCCCACGAGATAGATACGGTTCGGGAGGTTATGAGGCTTGGGGCCTTCGACTACGTTGTAAAGCCCTTCACATACGAAAGACTGAGCCAGGCGATGGAGGGGTACCGAACCTACCTCAAAAAGAAAGGCGAACTGGATCAAAAGGACATAGACAGCATAATGAGACGGGAAGCCAGGAGGACCAGAGACGGGTGCCTGCCTAAAGGGCTAAGCGCCATACAGCTTGAGAAAGTCCTGTGCTGCCTTAACGAATCGAACCTAGGGCTCTCGGCGGACGAGGTAGCCGCCATAACGGGAGTCTCGAGGGTAACAGCAAGGCGATACCTGGAACACCTGGTATCCATAGGCCAGGCCTCGGTGGATCAGGAACACCGATCCGTCGGACGACCGATAAACCTCTACAGGATCATTTAG